Sequence from the Seonamhaeicola sp. ML3 genome:
GGGTTATGCTTCGTTATGGAACAATCACAAAAAGATTTTAAGACCAGTTTTTTCAATAGCGGCAACTATAGTTTTAGCAACATTTATCATAAAGAATAAACAAAAAGAAGAATTTGAAGTCGATCACGTATCACTTTACTTGAACGAAAAAAAAGAACTTTTAAAAGTTAACCTAGACCATTCTTCCGATTTAATAGACAGTAATAAGTACAACAAAGACTCTATCTTAGAAATGAATAATTATTTACGCATAAATACCAATGGTTTATATACTAATTGATTTATCCTTAGAAATAAACACGAATTTTTGAAGCAACCTCAATCAAAAAATCGCATCTTGTAAAGAAAATAAATATGCGAATTCTAACACTACTTTTTTGTTTAGTACTTGTGCAATCTTGTAAGAATGATGATGATATTATTTGCCACGGTGACCCTATCCCCCTTAATATCATGTTTATTAATTTAACCGATAGCAACGGAAACAACTTAATTGAAAATGGCACTTTTATTAAAGACGATATAAAGACATCGTTTAATGGCTTTTACAATACAAGTCCTTTTTTTGAAAATGAACCGGGGTTACAAAACCTCATAGCAATTACTGTTGTTGGAAACCCAGGTGATAATACCTACGAAATAGAGCTATCTAATTCTATAACTGATACACTTATATTAAATTTAACTGAGGAAATTTTTGGTGAAGCACCATGCATATCTTCTAGGTTTAATGTGAATACAGCAAACTATAATGGTTTCGATGAAAATTTTGAACTAGTGGACGATTGGGGCTATCGATTAACTATTGTTAAAGACCTATAAACAAAGCACCCGCAAATAATTACGGGTGCTTTCTAATTCCTATCCATTCTAACAATCTTTGGCGTAAAAGTTCCAACGACTTCAACCAGTTCAGATTGATTGGCCATGACTTTATGAATATTTTTATATGCCATAGGCGCTTCATCTTTTCCGCCACCAATTAAAGTAACACCAAAGTCTTTTAGAACTTTATTAATCTCACTTTGGGTTAACTGTTCCTTAGCTTTTCTTCTGGAAAGCAATCTGCCCGCACCATGAGATGCCGAGTTCAACGAAGCTTCAAACCCCTTGCCACGAACAATAAAACCGGGAGCGGTCATAGAACCTGGAATGATTCCGAGCACACCTTTTTGAGCTGGTGTAGCTCCTTTTCTATGTACTATCAATTCCTCACCGTTTACTTGCTCCTTCCAAGCAAAATTATGATGGTTTTCTACCATAGCCAATGGTCGTTTTCCAAGAGCTTTTGCAAGCCTTCGGTGGATATCATGATGGCAAGCCGACGCATAATCGCCTGCCAAATTCATTGCCAACCAATATTCCTGACCATCATGCGTATTCAAATCTAACCATGCTAAATGTTTTGCTTCATTAGGTAATGGTGTTTGTTGCATCGCCAATTTGGTATAGTGTTTTGCAATATTAGCACCCAATCCGCGTGAGCCGCTATGTGATAAGACCCCTACGTATTCACCAACCGGAATATTGAATTCGTTATGTTCATCCTGAATTTTAATAATACCAAATTCCACAAAATGATTACCACCTCCAGAACTTCCCAATTGTTTATAAGCCTTGTCTTTTAGTTTTTTAACCATCGGAATGTTCCTAAATTC
This genomic interval carries:
- a CDS encoding RtcB family protein, which codes for MAKLKLRGKDLIAIGYPQGKVIGIAVNSMLTNFKRERKDKVLQRLKTVLKNPEKYLNDGVFGKIAEALVQPVKVEAHKLNNTRAPFTIFGENNIQDEAKHQLFTALKLPIAKAGALMPDGHHGYGLPIGGVLATDNAVIPYGVGVDIGCRMCLSIYDIAPSYLTGSKDKYVQMLQDHTKFGSYETHKQHVDNPIFEREEFRNIPMVKKLKDKAYKQLGSSGGGNHFVEFGIIKIQDEHNEFNIPVGEYVGVLSHSGSRGLGANIAKHYTKLAMQQTPLPNEAKHLAWLDLNTHDGQEYWLAMNLAGDYASACHHDIHRRLAKALGKRPLAMVENHHNFAWKEQVNGEELIVHRKGATPAQKGVLGIIPGSMTAPGFIVRGKGFEASLNSASHGAGRLLSRRKAKEQLTQSEINKVLKDFGVTLIGGGKDEAPMAYKNIHKVMANQSELVEVVGTFTPKIVRMDRN